One window of Amaranthus tricolor cultivar Red isolate AtriRed21 chromosome 11, ASM2621246v1, whole genome shotgun sequence genomic DNA carries:
- the LOC130827456 gene encoding universal stress protein PHOS34-like, with the protein MATTESDSEKPVMMVGIDESEESFYALEWTLDHFFVPYSPNYPFKILLVHAKPPPSSAIGATGPGAANVLSLTEAGLKKAASRVIDKAKDLCHSKSVHDVTVKVVEGDARNVLCEASEKLHASMLIVGSHGYGAIKRALLGSVSDYCAHHARCSVMIVKKPGIKH; encoded by the exons ATGGCGACGACAGAATCAGACTCAGAAAAACCAGTAATGATGGTAGGAATTGATGAAAGTGAAGAGAGTTTTTATGCGTTAGAATGGACACTTGATCACTTCTTCGTTCCTTACTCTCCTAATTACCCTTTTAAGATCTTACTTGTTCATGCTAAACCTCCTCCTTCTTCTGCTATTGGAGCCACTGGTCCTG GAGCGGCAAATGTTTTATCATTGACGGAAGCAGGTCTAAAGAAAGCAGCTTCAAGGGTGATTGATAAGGCTAAAGATTTGTGCCACTCTAAATCA GTGCATGATGTTACAGTTAAAGTTGTGGAAGGCGATGCAAGGAATGTTCTTTGTGAGGCTTCTGAGAAGCTCCATGCGTCTATGTTGATTGTGGGCAGTCACGGCTATGGTGCAATTAAGAG GGCTTTGTTAGGTAGTGTAAGTGATTACTGTGCTCATCATGCTCGTTGCTCGGTAATGATAGTTAAGAAGCCTGGGATTAAGCACTAA
- the LOC130827455 gene encoding universal stress protein PHOS34-like, with translation MANSEKPVMLAGIDESDQSFYALEWAIDHFLTPFAPNIPFDVVLVHAKPTPTTAIGFAGPGGAEIFPYVESDLKKIAARIVDKAKELCHSKSVHNVVIEVVEGDARNVLCEAVEKHNASLLVVGSHGYGAIKRAVLGSVSDYCAHHAHCSVMIVKKPKIKH, from the exons ATGGCGAATTCAGAAAAACCGGTTATGTTGGCTGGAATTGATGAAAGTGATCAGAGTTTTTATGCTTTAGAATGGGCTATTGATCACTTTCTTACTCCTTTTGCTCCTAATATCCCTTTTGATGTTGTTCTTGTTCATGCTAAACCTACTCCTACAACCGCCATTGGATTTGCTGGTCCCG GAGGTGCGGAAATTTTTCCCTATGTGGAATCTGATCTAAAGAAAATAGCTGCGAGGATAGTAGACAAGGCTAAAGAGTTGTGCCACTCTAAATCG GTACACAATGTTGTTATAGAAGTTGTAGAAGGTGATGCTAGGAATGTGCTCTGTGAGGCTGTTGAGAAGCACAATGCATCCCTGTTGGTTGTGGGTAGTCATGGTTATGGAGCAATTAAAAG GGCTGTTCTCGGCAGTGTAAGCGACTACTGCGCTCATCATGCTCATTGCTCAGTAATGATCGTGAAGAAACCTAAGATAAAACACTGA
- the LOC130827453 gene encoding nucleolar protein 16, producing the protein MGRSRRKYKNSRAKVKVGLPKKNPKIVKPAFNLPPKLLALLDPLGTTWDETGTVIRNYKQFGVVSNPNLLGVRSRTSHIIESDSLQVPPPRPQDPADAKLDEFEPIDSGSDLEEDDLKTALGKKRRDGKSAPLQPLTTMQRVHLRPLIEKYGDNYERMFRDTKLNSMQHSIAALKNLCQRYHQYKDKNPLILGKCRIA; encoded by the exons ATGGGGAGATCAAGGAGGAAGTACAAGAACTCAAGGGCTAAGGTTAAAGTAGGACTTCCCAAGAAGAATCCCAAAATCGTTAAACCCGCTTTCAATCTTCCTCCTAAACTTCTTGCTCTTCTCGATCCTCTAGGCACCACATGGGACGAAACGGGCACCGTTATCCGAAATTACAAGCAATTTGGGGTTGTTTCTAATCCTAATTTACTCGGTGTTCGATCTCGTACTTCGCATATTATCGAGAGTGATTCTCTTCAAGTACCACCGCCTCGTCCTCAAGATCCCGCTGATGCCAAACTTGATGAATTTGAGCCTATTGATTCCGGCAGCGACCTTGAAGAAGACG ATCTTAAAACAGCACTTGGAAAGAAAAGAAGGGACGGTAAAAGTGCACCATTACAGCCATTGACGACAATGCAGCGTGTACATCTTCGTCCTTTAATTGAGAAGTATGGAGATAATTATGAG CGCATGTTTAGGGACACAAAACTGAATTCGATGCAACATTCTATTGCCGCACTGAAGAATTTGTGCCAAAGATACCATCAGTACAAGGACAAAAACCCTTTGATTCTAGGCAAGTGTAGGATCGCTTGA